The Thunnus thynnus chromosome 2, fThuThy2.1, whole genome shotgun sequence genome includes a region encoding these proteins:
- the piwil1 gene encoding piwi-like protein 1 — protein MTGRARARSRGRARGQETAAPGASQAREPAPAPPTEGELVGRGRQKGAPGPFSAEALLQISAGFQQVKLGERGGRRRDFHDAGVNTRQAMEHVKESKSGTTGSAIQLSANFFRILSRPQWVLYQYHVDFKPPMESRRLRSALLFQHEEALGSARSFDGALLFLPHRLHSKETVLHSETRNGEKVQITVTLTNELPPTSPVCIQFYNIIFRRILRILNMQQIGRNYYSPNDPLNIPQHRLTIWPGYTTTILQYESSIMLCTDVSHKVLRSETVLDFMANLRHQCGNQRFPEICAKELIGLIVLTKYNNKTYRIDDIAWDHTPNNTFKRGDTDISFKNYYKTQYGLDITDGNQVLLISHVKKLGPAGGPPPGPAMLIPELCYLTGLTDKMRADFNIMKDLSTHTRLTPEQREGRLNRFVTNIQKNTDAQAELDKWGLNFDKQLLNLTGRVLPGERIFQGSRSYEYNPWQADWSKEMRGLPLINSPPLNNWLLFHTRRNGNEAQSLLQTLNKVSGPLGIRIQRAMMIMYDDHQESLLRALQHNVGPQTQMVVVVLPSNRKDKYDSVKKYLCVDCPTPSQCVVSRTLSRPQALMTVATKIALQMACKMGGELWSVEIPLKQLMIVGIDCYHDTTAGKRSIGALVASLNQSMSRWFSKCVLQHKGQEIMDGLKMALSGALKDYLKFNNCLPSRIIVYRDGVGDGQLHSVVNYEVSQIMDSIKSMGHDYMPKLSVVVVKKRISSRFFAHINGKVSNPPPGTIVDSEVTRPEWYDFYIVSQAVRSGSVSPTHYNVVYDTSGLKPDHMQRLTYKLCHMYYNWQGIIRVPAPCQYAHKLAFLVGQSIHREPSVQLDDFLFYL, from the exons AGCCAGGCTCGAGAGCCAGCACCAGCCCCGCCCACAGAGGGAGAGCTGGTTGGTAGAGGGAGGCAGAAAGGGGCTCCAGGACCTTTTTCTGCAGAAG CTCTTCTACAGATATCAGCTGGATTCCAACAGGTGAAACTGGGAGAAAGAGGTGGACGTCGTCGGGATTTTCATGATGCAGGGGTTAACACCAGGCAGGCTATGGAGCACGTCAAAGAATCAAAGTCTG GAACTACTGGTTCTGCCATTCAGTTGTCAGCCAACTTCTTTCGCATCCTGTCCCGTCCTCAGTGGGTTCTGTATCAGTACCATGTGGACTTTAAACCCCCAATGGAGTCTCGCCGCCTGAGATCTGCTCTCCTCTTCCAGCATGAGGAAGCCCTTGGCTCAGCGCGGAGCTTTGATGGAGCTCTGCTGTTTCTGCCTCACAGATTGCACAGCAAG GAGACTGTGCTACACAGCGAGACAAGAAATGGAGAGAAGGTTCAGATCACGGTCACCCTGACAAATGAACTGCCACCTACATCACCAGTATGCATCCAGTTTTACAACATCATATTCAGACG CATCTTGAGAATTCTCAACATGCAGCAGATTGGACGCAACTACTACAGCCCCAATGATCCCCTCAACATCCCACAGCACAG ACTGACCATCTGGCCAGGCTACACCACTACCATCTTGCAGTATGAGTCGTCCATCATGCTGTGTACAGACGTGAGCCACAAGGTGCTGCGTAGTGAGACGGTCCTTGACTTTATGGCCAACCTGAGGCACCAGTGTGGAAATCAGCGCTTCCCAGAGATCTGTGCTAAGGAGCTTATTGGACTCATAGTCCTCACTAA GTACAACAACAAAACCTACAGGATTGATGACATTGCATGGGATCACACTCCCAACAACACATTTAAGAGGGGAGACACCGACATCTCCTTCAAGAACTACTACAAGACT CAATATGGCCTGGACATCACTGACGGGAACCAGGTGCTTCTCATCAGCCATGTGAAGAAGCTCGGTCCTGCTGGAGGTCCTCCCCCCGGCCCGGCCATGCTCATCCCAGAGCTGTGCTACCTCACAG GCTTGACCGATAAGATGCGAGCAGACTTCAACATCATGAAGGACTTGAGCACCCACACCAGACTGACCccagagcagagggagggacGCCTCAACAGATTTGTCACTAATATACAAAA GAATACTGATGCACAGGCAGAGTTGGACAAGTGGGGACTCAACTTTGATAAGCAACTCCTAAACCTGACTGGCAGAGTCCTCCCAGGGGAGAGGATTTTCCAGGGATCAAGATCG TACGAATACAACCCCTGGCAAGCCGACTGGTCGAAAGAGATGCGCGGGTTGCCTCTGATCAACTCTCCTCCACTGAATAACTGGCTCCTTTTTCACACCCGGCGTAACGGAAACGAAGCCCAGTCCCTCCTGCAAACCCTCAACAAAGTCTCGGGTCCACTCGGCATCCGCATACAAAGAGCCATGAT GATTATGTATGACGATCACCAAGAGTCTCTCCTCAGAGCCCTGCAGCACAACGTTGGACCCCAAACACAGATG gTGGTGGTGGTCCTCCCCAGCAACAGGAAGGACAAGTACGACAGCGTTAAGAAGTATCTCTGTGTGGACTGCCCCACTCCCAGCCAGTGCGTGGTGTCCCGCACCCTCAGCCGACCTCAGGCACTCATGACTGTCGCTACCAAGATCGCTCTGCAGATGGCTTGCAAGATGGGAGGAGAGCTGTGGAGCGTGGAAATCCCT CTCAAACAGCTGATGATTGTGGGCATTGACTGCTACCATGACACCACCGCTGGAAAGAGGTCCATCGGTGCACTAGTGGCCAGCCTCAACCAGAGCATGAGCAG gTGGTTCTCAAAGTGTGTGCTGCAGCACAAAGGTCAGGAAATCATGGATGGACTGAAGATGGCCTTGAGTG gTGCACTCAAAGACTACCTGAAGTTCAACAACTGCCTCCCTTCACGCATCATTGTGTACAGAGATGGAGTGGGAGACGGCCAGCTGCACAGCGTGGTCAACTATGAGGTTTCTCAGATTATGGACTCCATCAAGTCTATGGGCCATGACTACAT GCCTAAACTgagtgtggtggtggtgaagaAGCGCATCAGCAGCAGGTTCTTCGCCCACATCAATGGAAAGGTGTCCAACCCTCCACCAGGAACCATCGTCGACTCGGAGGTCACCCGCCCAGAGTG GTACGACTTCTACATCGTGAGCCAGGCTGTCCGCAGTGGAAGCGTCTCCCCGACCCACTACAATGTTGTGTACGACACCAGTGGACTGAAGCCTGATCACATGCAGCGGCTCACCTACAAGCTGTGCCACATGTACTACAACTGGCAG GGGATCATCCGAGTGCCTGCTCCCTGCCAGTATGCCCACAAGTTGGCCTTCCTTGTGGGTCAAAGCATCCACAGGGAGCCCAGTGTGCAACTGGATGACTTCCTCTTCTACCTATGA